A single genomic interval of Paracoccus contaminans harbors:
- a CDS encoding homoserine dehydrogenase — protein sequence MTAPITPAPLRLGIAGLGTVGIGVVRIIQAHADLLSARAGRPVRITAICARDRKKNRDADLSGYDWVDCATDLARRDDVDVVVELIGGDEGIARQAVELALDNGKDVVTANKALLAIHGQALAERAEAKGRLIRFEAAVAGGIPVIKTMTESLAGNRIRRVMGVMNGTCNYILTRMQSGGLPYAAVFEEARKLGYLEADPTLDVGGIDASHKLAILASIAFGTRIAFDGVEIEGIERVSIDDINRAADMGYRIKLLGVAQMTGRGLEQRMSPCLVPADSPLGQLEGGTNMVVIEGDAVGQIVLRGAGAGAGPTASAVMSDIIEIARGVRLPVFGQPAGSLARTQPARTAVPAAYYLRLTLADKPGALAKVATVLGDAGISIDRMRQYDDEDTGEAPVLIVTHKTTPDAIDHAIETLPSTGVLVGDPVELRIEEV from the coding sequence ATGACCGCCCCCATCACCCCGGCGCCGCTGCGCCTTGGCATCGCCGGCCTCGGCACGGTGGGGATCGGCGTCGTCAGGATCATCCAGGCGCATGCCGACCTGCTGTCGGCGCGTGCCGGCCGGCCGGTGCGGATCACCGCCATCTGCGCCCGCGATCGCAAGAAGAACCGCGATGCGGATCTGTCGGGCTATGACTGGGTGGACTGCGCCACCGACCTGGCCCGGCGTGATGATGTCGATGTGGTCGTCGAGCTGATCGGCGGCGACGAGGGGATCGCCCGCCAGGCGGTCGAACTGGCGCTGGACAACGGCAAGGACGTGGTGACGGCCAACAAGGCGTTGCTGGCGATCCATGGGCAGGCGCTGGCCGAACGGGCCGAGGCCAAGGGCCGTCTGATCCGGTTCGAGGCCGCAGTCGCGGGCGGCATCCCGGTGATCAAGACCATGACCGAAAGCCTGGCCGGCAACCGCATCCGCCGGGTCATGGGGGTGATGAACGGCACCTGCAACTATATCCTGACGCGGATGCAGTCGGGCGGCCTGCCCTATGCGGCCGTGTTCGAGGAAGCGCGCAAGCTCGGCTATCTCGAGGCTGATCCGACGCTGGACGTGGGCGGCATCGACGCCTCCCACAAGCTGGCGATCCTCGCCTCGATTGCCTTCGGCACCCGCATCGCCTTTGACGGGGTCGAGATCGAGGGGATCGAGCGGGTGTCCATCGACGACATCAACCGCGCCGCCGACATGGGATACCGCATCAAGCTGCTGGGCGTGGCGCAGATGACCGGGCGCGGGCTGGAACAGCGCATGTCGCCCTGCCTCGTGCCCGCCGACAGCCCCCTGGGCCAGCTTGAGGGCGGCACCAACATGGTGGTGATCGAAGGGGATGCCGTCGGCCAGATCGTCCTGCGCGGCGCAGGCGCGGGCGCGGGGCCGACCGCCAGCGCGGTGATGTCGGACATCATCGAGATCGCCCGCGGCGTGCGCCTGCCGGTGTTCGGCCAGCCTGCCGGCAGCCTGGCCCGCACCCAGCCCGCCCGGACCGCGGTGCCGGCAGCCTATTACCTGCGGCTGACGCTGGCCGACAAGCCCGGCGCGCTGGCCAAGGTGGCAACCGTGCTGGGGGATGCGGGCATCTCGATCGATCGCATGCGCCAGTATGACGACGAGGACACGGGCGAGGCGCCGGTGCTGATCGTCACCCACAAGACCACGCCCGACGCCATCGACCACGCGATCGAGACACTGCCCTCGACTGGGGTGCTGGTCGGCGATCCCGTCGAACTGCGGATCGAGGAAGTCTGA
- a CDS encoding acetyl-CoA carboxylase biotin carboxylase subunit, with the protein MFKKILIANRGEIACRVIKTARTMGIATVAVYSDADRNALHVRMADEAVHIGPSPANQSYIVIDRIMDAVRRTGAEAVHPGYGFLSENMKFAEALEKEGVVFIGPPSTAIEAMGDKITSKKIAQEAGVSTVPGYMGLIADADEAVRISAQIGYPVMIKASAGGGGKGMRIAWNDQEAREGFDSSRNEAASSFGDDRIFIEKFVTQPRHIEIQVLADKHGNCVYLHERECSIQRRNQKVIEEAPSPFLDAATRRAMGEQAVALAKAVGYASAGTVEFIVDANKVFYFLEMNTRLQVEHPVTELISGVDLVEQMIRVAAGERLPFAQDDLSINGWAIESRLYAEDPYRNFLPSIGRLTRYRPPVETAAGPLLEAGKWVPAQPGGQPPAASTGVRNDTGVYEGGEISMFYDPMIAKLCTWAPTREGAIEAMRTALDGFEVEGIGHNLPFLSAVMDHPRFVSGDISTAFIAEEYPDGFQGATLAESELERIAAAAAAMHRVAEIRRTQITGRLDNHERRVGERWVVTLNGQEYPVRVRADRAGSTVEVNGRDLRVESDWRPGQSLAQLMVDGAPLALKVDRIPAGLRLRTRGAELKTRIRRPRSAELARLMPEKLPPDTSKFLLCPMPGLVVRINVAAGDEVQEGQALATVEAMKMENILRAERKGVVKSVSAEAGQSLKVDDVIMEFE; encoded by the coding sequence ATGTTCAAGAAGATCCTTATCGCCAACCGCGGTGAAATTGCCTGCCGCGTGATAAAGACCGCCCGAACAATGGGTATCGCCACGGTTGCCGTCTATTCGGATGCAGACCGCAACGCGCTGCATGTCAGGATGGCGGACGAGGCGGTGCATATCGGCCCTTCCCCGGCCAACCAGTCCTATATCGTGATCGACCGGATCATGGATGCGGTCCGCCGCACGGGGGCCGAAGCCGTTCACCCCGGATACGGTTTTCTTAGCGAGAACATGAAATTCGCAGAGGCTCTTGAGAAGGAGGGTGTGGTTTTCATCGGCCCGCCTTCGACGGCCATCGAGGCAATGGGCGACAAGATCACCTCGAAGAAGATCGCCCAGGAGGCCGGAGTCTCCACCGTGCCGGGCTATATGGGCCTGATCGCCGATGCGGATGAAGCGGTTCGGATTTCGGCCCAGATCGGCTATCCGGTGATGATCAAGGCCAGCGCCGGGGGCGGTGGCAAGGGCATGCGCATTGCCTGGAACGACCAGGAAGCGCGCGAGGGTTTCGACAGCTCGCGCAACGAGGCCGCCAGCAGCTTTGGCGACGACCGCATCTTTATTGAGAAATTCGTAACTCAGCCCCGCCATATCGAAATCCAGGTTCTGGCCGATAAGCATGGCAACTGCGTCTATCTGCATGAGCGTGAATGTTCGATCCAGCGCCGCAACCAGAAGGTGATCGAGGAGGCGCCTTCGCCCTTTCTGGACGCCGCGACGCGCCGCGCGATGGGAGAGCAGGCGGTCGCCCTGGCCAAGGCGGTCGGCTATGCCAGCGCGGGCACGGTCGAGTTCATCGTCGACGCGAACAAGGTCTTTTATTTCCTTGAAATGAATACAAGATTGCAGGTCGAACATCCTGTGACCGAGCTGATCTCCGGGGTCGATCTGGTCGAACAGATGATCCGCGTGGCCGCGGGCGAGCGGCTGCCTTTTGCCCAGGATGATTTGTCCATCAACGGCTGGGCCATCGAGAGCCGGCTTTATGCCGAAGACCCCTATCGCAACTTCCTGCCCTCGATCGGCCGGCTGACGCGCTATCGCCCGCCCGTGGAAACCGCCGCAGGCCCGCTGCTGGAGGCAGGCAAGTGGGTTCCTGCCCAGCCCGGCGGCCAGCCTCCCGCCGCATCGACCGGGGTGCGCAACGATACCGGCGTCTATGAGGGCGGCGAGATCAGCATGTTCTATGATCCCATGATCGCCAAGCTGTGCACCTGGGCACCAACGCGCGAAGGCGCGATCGAGGCGATGCGCACCGCCCTGGACGGCTTTGAGGTCGAGGGGATCGGCCACAACCTGCCGTTCCTGTCAGCCGTGATGGACCATCCGCGTTTCGTGTCGGGCGACATCTCCACCGCCTTCATCGCCGAGGAATATCCTGACGGTTTCCAGGGCGCGACGCTGGCCGAGAGCGAGCTTGAGCGCATCGCGGCCGCCGCCGCCGCGATGCACCGCGTGGCCGAGATCCGGCGCACGCAGATCACAGGCCGGCTCGACAATCATGAACGGCGGGTGGGCGAGCGCTGGGTCGTGACGCTGAACGGGCAGGAATATCCCGTTCGCGTCCGGGCCGACAGGGCCGGCTCGACGGTCGAGGTGAACGGCCGCGATCTGCGTGTTGAATCGGATTGGCGGCCCGGACAGTCTCTGGCGCAGCTGATGGTGGATGGCGCGCCGCTGGCGCTGAAGGTCGATCGCATTCCGGCGGGGCTGCGGCTGCGCACCCGCGGGGCCGAACTGAAGACCCGCATCCGCCGCCCCCGTTCGGCCGAACTGGCCCGGCTGATGCCCGAGAAGCTGCCGCCCGACACCTCGAAGTTCCTGCTGTGCCCGATGCCGGGGCTGGTGGTCCGCATCAACGTGGCCGCAGGGGATGAGGTGCAGGAAGGTCAGGCGCTGGCCACCGTCGAGGCGATGAAGATGGAGAACATCCTGCGGGCCGAGCGCAAGGGCGTGGTCAAGTCGGTAAGCGCCGAGGCCGGGCAGAGCCTCAAGGTGGATGATGTTATCATGGAGTTCGAGTGA
- a CDS encoding DUF4174 domain-containing protein: MMTPIASALRLFRSKSPRSAALAALVLALPPAALGMGASAPPPPPVRVERAAPARPAPQAEARMPQAAPPAARPQPAYLLAREVTPEQLLYRSRAVVIFADTPADPAFAVQMAALHGQAGPLADRDVVVISDTDPAERSVWRQRLAPQGFSLVIIDKDGQVKQRKPQPRDMREIIRIIDTFPSRLEEIARRGPAP, from the coding sequence ATGATGACGCCCATTGCCAGTGCCTTGCGGCTTTTCCGTTCCAAAAGCCCGCGTTCTGCCGCATTGGCCGCCTTGGTCCTTGCGCTGCCGCCGGCGGCGCTGGGCATGGGCGCCTCTGCCCCGCCCCCGCCGCCCGTCCGGGTCGAGCGTGCCGCCCCCGCACGGCCCGCCCCGCAGGCCGAGGCGCGCATGCCGCAGGCCGCCCCGCCGGCCGCGCGGCCGCAGCCGGCATACCTGCTGGCGCGTGAGGTGACGCCCGAACAGCTGCTGTATCGCAGCCGCGCGGTCGTGATCTTTGCCGATACACCCGCCGATCCCGCCTTTGCGGTGCAGATGGCCGCGCTGCATGGGCAAGCCGGGCCACTGGCCGACCGTGACGTGGTGGTGATTTCCGACACCGACCCTGCGGAACGCAGCGTCTGGCGCCAGCGGCTGGCCCCGCAGGGGTTTTCGCTGGTCATCATCGACAAGGACGGGCAGGTGAAACAGCGCAAGCCCCAGCCACGCGACATGCGCGAGATCATCCGCATCATCGATACATTTCCCAGCCGCCTGGAAGAGATCGCCCGGCGCGGGCCTGCGCCCTGA
- a CDS encoding LLM class flavin-dependent oxidoreductase, which produces MVLAAIAARTSHIRLGTAVTVLSTDDPVRVAERFSTLNALSDGRAEVVVGRGSFTESYGLFGFDMADYDRLFEEKLDVLVRMLRQPSVTWQGQTRAPLNEARLFPTLAPQGMPIWVGVGGSPESVIRVVRHDVQLMLAIIGGNPARFRPFIDLYLDACSRMGRDPRPVGVHSPGFVAATDEAAVETFWPHWRDSNARIGRERGWPAPTKDRYLAEIRGGSLYVGSPETVARKIAATVKTLGLSHFELKYATGPMPHEALMDCVRLYGEQVIPRVRALLAEG; this is translated from the coding sequence ATGGTGCTGGCGGCCATCGCCGCGCGCACCTCGCATATCCGCCTCGGCACTGCCGTCACGGTGCTTTCGACCGATGATCCGGTCCGCGTGGCGGAACGGTTCTCGACGCTGAACGCGCTGTCGGACGGGCGCGCGGAAGTGGTGGTCGGGCGCGGCTCGTTCACCGAAAGCTATGGGCTGTTCGGCTTCGACATGGCCGATTACGACCGGCTGTTCGAGGAAAAGCTGGACGTTCTGGTGCGCATGCTGCGCCAGCCATCCGTCACATGGCAGGGGCAGACCCGTGCGCCGCTGAATGAGGCGCGGCTGTTTCCGACGCTGGCGCCGCAGGGCATGCCGATCTGGGTCGGGGTGGGCGGCTCGCCCGAATCGGTGATCAGGGTGGTGCGCCATGATGTTCAGCTGATGCTGGCCATCATCGGCGGCAATCCGGCCCGGTTCCGCCCGTTCATCGACCTGTATCTGGATGCCTGCAGCCGGATGGGCCGCGATCCGCGCCCCGTGGGCGTTCATTCCCCCGGCTTTGTCGCCGCCACCGACGAAGCGGCGGTCGAGACGTTCTGGCCGCACTGGCGCGATTCGAACGCCCGCATCGGGCGCGAGCGCGGCTGGCCGGCCCCGACCAAGGACCGCTATCTTGCCGAGATCAGGGGCGGGTCGCTGTATGTCGGATCGCCCGAGACGGTGGCCCGCAAGATCGCGGCCACGGTAAAGACGCTGGGCCTCTCGCATTTCGAGCTGAAATACGCCACCGGTCCGATGCCGCATGAGGCGCTGATGGATTGTGTGCGCCTTTACGGCGAACAGGTTATCCCGCGCGTGCGCGCGCTGCTGGCCGAGGGCTGA
- a CDS encoding FYDLN acid domain-containing protein, translated as MPKEEWGTKRLCPVCAARFYDLRNDPMTCPACGSEFSAESLTSARTRSMIAEKAASRDAADEDVIDDDLDNAPDAGELDDDLLDDDDDDGDVSLDDIADVAESDEE; from the coding sequence ATGCCCAAAGAGGAATGGGGCACAAAGCGCCTGTGTCCCGTGTGTGCCGCACGCTTTTACGACCTTCGCAACGATCCGATGACCTGCCCCGCCTGCGGGTCGGAGTTTTCGGCCGAAAGCCTGACAAGCGCGCGCACCCGATCGATGATCGCCGAAAAGGCGGCCAGCCGCGATGCGGCGGATGAGGATGTCATCGACGACGATCTGGACAACGCCCCCGATGCGGGCGAGCTGGACGACGATCTGCTGGACGATGACGACGATGATGGCGACGTATCGCTGGATGACATCGCCGACGTGGCCGAATCCGACGAGGAATGA
- a CDS encoding M48 family metallopeptidase: MADRLILAGEIAVTLRPDPRARRMTLRVSGRDGQVTLTLPPDLPRPEAIAFAESRIPWLRRALAQAPQAAPVVFGAALPVEGRALVLTPAPLRSPVVDGGALLLPQARPAAASAAGFLRMLAQARLTAASDRHAGALGRGFRALSLRDTRSRWGSCTHDGRLMYSWRLAMAPPAVLDYVAAHEVAHLAHMDHSPRFWAAVGGLCPDWRMHRDWLRRNGAALQRWQFRPGTAAAN, from the coding sequence GTGGCAGATCGGCTGATCCTTGCGGGGGAAATCGCCGTCACGCTGAGGCCCGATCCGCGGGCGCGGCGGATGACGCTGCGGGTGTCGGGCCGCGACGGGCAGGTGACGCTGACCCTGCCGCCCGATCTGCCCCGGCCCGAGGCGATCGCCTTTGCCGAAAGCCGCATCCCCTGGCTGCGCCGCGCCCTGGCCCAGGCGCCACAGGCGGCGCCGGTCGTCTTTGGCGCGGCCCTGCCGGTCGAGGGCAGGGCGCTGGTCCTGACCCCTGCGCCCCTGCGCAGCCCCGTGGTGGACGGGGGGGCATTGCTGCTGCCGCAGGCCCGCCCCGCCGCCGCATCGGCCGCGGGTTTTCTGCGGATGCTGGCGCAGGCGCGGCTGACGGCGGCCAGCGACCGGCATGCCGGGGCCCTGGGGCGGGGCTTTCGTGCCCTTTCGCTGCGCGACACGCGCTCGCGCTGGGGCAGCTGCACCCATGACGGGCGGCTGATGTATTCATGGCGCCTGGCGATGGCGCCGCCCGCGGTGCTTGACTATGTCGCCGCGCACGAGGTCGCCCATCTGGCGCATATGGACCATTCGCCCCGCTTCTGGGCCGCCGTCGGGGGGCTGTGCCCCGACTGGCGGATGCATCGCGACTGGCTGCGCCGCAATGGCGCCGCGCTGCAACGCTGGCAGTTTCGCCCCGGCACGGCCGCGGCGAATTGA
- the scpA gene encoding methylmalonyl-CoA mutase — MKADLDQWRALASKELKGADPDMLNWDTLEGITVKPLYTEADTEGLDHMGSLPGIAPFTRGPRATMYAGRPWTIRQYAGFSTAEESNAFYRRNLAAGQQGVSVAFDLASHRGYDSDHPRVEGDVGKAGVAIDSVEDMKILFDGIPLDKVSVSMTMNGAVIPILANFIVAGEEQGVPRAALSGTIQNDILKEFMVRNTYIYPPEPSMRIIADIIGYTAREMPKFNSISISGYHMQEAGANLVQELAYTLADGREYVRAAIAAGMDVDEFAGRLSFFFAIGMNFFMEIAKLRAARLLWHRIMTEFGARKQSSLMLRTHCQTSGVSLTALDPYNNVIRTAYEAMSAALGGTQSLHTNALDEAIALPTDFSARIARNTQLILQEETGITHVVDPLAGSYYVESLTAELADKAWAIIEEVEAMGGMTKAVATGQPKLRIEETAARRQAMIDRGDEVIVGVNKYRKDKEDLIDILDIDNMKVRASQIARLESIRASRDTAACEHALAEVERRAREGGNLLEAAVEAARARATVGEISMAMENVFGRHRAEVKTLAGVYGAAYEGDDGFAQIQKDVEAFAAAEGRRPRMMVVKMGQDGHDRGAKVIATAFADIGFDVDVGPLFQTPEEAAQDAIDNDVHIIGISSLAAGHKTLAPKLIAALAARGADDIIVICGGVIPQQDYQFLYDAGVAAIFGPGTNIPDSAREIMRIVRARRGI, encoded by the coding sequence ATGAAAGCCGACCTGGACCAATGGCGCGCCCTTGCCAGCAAGGAACTCAAGGGCGCCGACCCGGACATGCTGAACTGGGACACGCTTGAGGGAATCACCGTCAAGCCGCTTTATACCGAGGCAGATACCGAAGGGCTGGACCATATGGGCAGCCTGCCCGGCATCGCGCCCTTCACCCGCGGCCCGCGGGCGACGATGTATGCCGGCCGGCCCTGGACGATCCGCCAGTATGCCGGCTTTTCGACGGCAGAGGAGAGCAACGCCTTCTATCGCCGCAATCTGGCCGCCGGGCAGCAGGGCGTGTCGGTTGCCTTCGACCTGGCCAGCCATCGCGGCTATGACAGCGACCACCCGCGCGTCGAAGGCGACGTGGGCAAGGCAGGCGTTGCCATCGACAGCGTCGAGGACATGAAGATCCTGTTCGACGGCATCCCGCTCGACAAGGTCTCGGTCTCGATGACCATGAACGGCGCGGTGATCCCGATCCTGGCGAACTTCATCGTCGCGGGCGAGGAACAGGGCGTGCCCCGCGCCGCCCTGTCGGGGACCATCCAGAACGACATCCTCAAGGAGTTCATGGTCCGCAACACCTATATCTATCCGCCCGAACCCTCGATGCGGATCATCGCGGACATCATCGGCTATACCGCGCGCGAGATGCCGAAGTTCAACTCGATCTCGATCTCGGGCTATCACATGCAGGAGGCCGGGGCGAACCTCGTGCAGGAGCTCGCCTATACCCTGGCCGACGGGCGCGAATATGTCCGCGCCGCGATCGCCGCGGGCATGGACGTGGACGAATTCGCCGGGCGGCTCAGCTTTTTCTTCGCCATCGGCATGAACTTCTTCATGGAAATCGCCAAGCTGCGCGCTGCGCGGCTGCTGTGGCACCGCATCATGACCGAGTTCGGCGCCAGGAAGCAGTCGTCCCTGATGCTGCGCACGCATTGCCAGACCTCGGGCGTCAGCCTGACCGCGCTTGACCCCTACAACAACGTCATCCGCACCGCCTATGAGGCGATGAGCGCGGCACTGGGCGGCACCCAATCGCTGCACACCAACGCGTTGGACGAGGCGATCGCCCTGCCCACCGACTTCTCGGCCCGCATCGCGCGGAACACGCAGCTGATCCTGCAGGAAGAAACGGGCATCACCCATGTCGTCGATCCGCTGGCCGGGTCGTATTACGTCGAATCGCTGACCGCCGAACTGGCCGACAAGGCCTGGGCGATCATCGAGGAGGTCGAGGCGATGGGCGGCATGACCAAGGCCGTCGCCACCGGCCAGCCCAAGCTGCGCATCGAGGAAACCGCCGCCCGCCGTCAGGCGATGATCGACCGGGGCGACGAGGTGATCGTCGGCGTCAACAAGTACCGCAAGGACAAGGAAGACCTGATCGACATCCTCGACATCGACAACATGAAGGTCCGCGCCAGCCAGATCGCCCGGCTGGAGAGCATCCGCGCCAGCCGCGACACCGCCGCCTGCGAACACGCGCTGGCCGAGGTCGAACGCCGCGCGCGTGAGGGCGGCAACCTGCTGGAGGCCGCCGTCGAGGCCGCGCGCGCCCGCGCCACTGTGGGCGAGATCAGCATGGCGATGGAAAACGTCTTTGGACGCCACCGGGCCGAGGTGAAAACCCTCGCCGGCGTCTATGGCGCTGCCTATGAGGGCGACGACGGCTTCGCGCAGATCCAGAAGGACGTCGAGGCGTTCGCCGCCGCCGAGGGGCGGCGCCCCCGGATGATGGTCGTCAAGATGGGACAGGACGGCCATGACCGCGGCGCCAAGGTGATCGCCACCGCTTTTGCCGATATCGGCTTTGACGTGGATGTCGGCCCGCTGTTCCAGACGCCCGAGGAAGCCGCGCAGGACGCGATCGACAATGACGTGCATATCATCGGCATCAGCTCGCTGGCCGCGGGCCACAAGACGCTGGCGCCCAAGCTGATCGCGGCGCTTGCGGCCAGGGGTGCGGACGACATCATCGTCATCTGCGGGGGCGTGATCCCCCAGCAGGATTACCAGTTCCTCTATGACGCAGGCGTTGCCGCCATCTTCGGTCCGGGCACCAACATCCCGGATTCGGCGCGCGAGATCATGCGGATCGTGCGGGCGCGGCGGGGCATCTGA
- a CDS encoding GntR family transcriptional regulator, translating to MITTSGDGRRIPQPVLPAAHERLYRSLRTQIMIGQLPPGRALTLRGIAAEHRVSMTPAREAVRRLLAEGALTLSASGRVATPELSVERIEELAALRALIEPELASRAMPRAHFALIDRLSAINGAIGEAAQNHDAVGYIRSNLEFHRTLYLRAQAPAMLAILETIWLQLGPTMRAVYQRMRRNEPPRHHRMILAALRAGDEPGLRLAVRTDVTQGLRHLLPAPERR from the coding sequence GTGATCACAACATCGGGCGATGGCCGCCGCATCCCCCAGCCTGTCCTGCCCGCCGCGCATGAACGCCTGTATCGCAGCCTGCGCACGCAGATCATGATCGGCCAGTTGCCCCCCGGCCGCGCCCTGACGCTGCGCGGCATCGCGGCCGAGCACCGCGTCAGCATGACCCCGGCGCGCGAGGCCGTGCGCCGCTTGCTGGCCGAGGGGGCGCTGACCCTGTCCGCCTCGGGCCGGGTGGCCACGCCAGAGCTGTCGGTCGAGCGGATCGAGGAACTGGCCGCGCTGCGCGCCCTGATCGAGCCGGAACTTGCCTCGCGGGCCATGCCGCGGGCGCATTTCGCGCTGATCGACCGTCTGTCGGCGATCAACGGCGCCATCGGCGAGGCGGCGCAGAATCATGATGCGGTCGGCTATATCCGCAGCAACCTGGAATTCCATCGCACACTGTATCTGCGGGCGCAGGCGCCGGCGATGCTGGCGATCCTGGAAACGATCTGGCTACAGCTGGGCCCGACCATGCGCGCCGTTTATCAGCGCATGCGCCGGAACGAGCCGCCGCGCCATCACCGCATGATCCTGGCGGCCCTGCGGGCGGGGGACGAGCCGGGGCTGCGCCTTGCGGTGCGCACGGATGTGACGCAAGGGCTGCGCCACCTGCTGCCCGCGCCCGAGCGGCGCTGA
- a CDS encoding glycosyl transferase produces the protein MDGIKQIICIKWGTKFGPHYVNRLRAMIARNITPPFRLICFTDDASGLHPDVVVRPLPDFHYEAPRNTLGKWPKSRLWGDLGDIRGTVLFLDLDVVITGNLDDFFTFGDPADTVLATNPQTVKPFERLGQTSVYRMQVGRLAPLQRIFAADPQGVADKYRFEQRFVTRRAPGGVKFWPRGWVVHFRQHCVPPVPLRYWQEPRIPRGARIVIFAGSLNPPDAIAGRWSEDDIHRPPAEHLRAALDGRRREALGRHLRHYLRPTGWVDRLWRE, from the coding sequence ATGGACGGCATCAAACAGATCATCTGCATCAAATGGGGCACCAAGTTCGGCCCCCACTATGTGAACCGCCTGCGGGCGATGATCGCGCGCAACATCACCCCGCCGTTCCGGCTGATCTGTTTCACCGATGATGCCTCCGGGCTGCATCCCGACGTGGTGGTGCGCCCCCTGCCCGACTTTCACTATGAGGCGCCGCGCAACACGCTGGGCAAATGGCCCAAGTCGCGGCTTTGGGGCGATCTGGGCGATATCCGGGGGACGGTGCTTTTTCTCGATCTAGATGTCGTGATCACCGGAAATCTGGACGATTTCTTTACCTTCGGCGATCCGGCGGACACGGTGCTGGCGACCAATCCGCAGACGGTCAAGCCGTTCGAGCGGCTGGGGCAGACCTCGGTCTATCGGATGCAGGTCGGCAGGCTGGCGCCGCTGCAACGCATCTTTGCCGCCGACCCGCAGGGGGTGGCCGACAAATACCGGTTCGAGCAGCGATTCGTCACCCGCCGCGCGCCGGGGGGCGTGAAGTTCTGGCCGCGGGGCTGGGTCGTCCATTTCCGGCAGCACTGCGTGCCGCCCGTGCCGCTGCGCTATTGGCAGGAACCGCGCATCCCCAGGGGCGCGCGGATCGTGATCTTTGCCGGCAGCCTCAACCCCCCCGATGCGATCGCCGGCCGCTGGAGCGAGGATGACATCCACCGCCCGCCCGCCGAGCATCTGCGCGCCGCCCTTGACGGCCGCCGGCGCGAAGCCTTGGGCCGGCACCTGCGCCATTACCTGCGCCCGACCGGGTGGGTCGACCGGCTGTGGCGCGAATAG
- a CDS encoding Nramp family divalent metal transporter — translation MPRHLTSDTRMAIGAVLRGEGRGWRSGLLFAGPAVIASIAYMDPGNYATNIQAGAGYGYALLWVVLAANLMAMLFQALSARLGIVTGRNLAELSRDHFPRPLVRVMWVVSEIGAIATDLAEFLGGAIGLSLLFGLPLMAGMTITAIVTYGLLMFERWGFRPMELVIGAFVGAIGLCYLAEMLIAPVDWAGAARGAVTPSLPDHGALTIAVGIIGATIMPHAIYLHSGLTQNRAPIRGDADRRRLLRYSNIEVVLALGVAGLVNLAMVMMAASAFHQGHAEVAEIETAYHTLTPLLGGAAAGIFLASLIASGISSSVVGTMAGQMIMQGFLHVHVPVWLRRLVTMVPAFLVVASGLDNTRALVLSQVVLSAALPVPMIALIVFSGRRDVMGDYVIPAPLLMLAGAAACAVLVLDGVLLVSALGLDVPFLAP, via the coding sequence ATGCCCCGACACCTGACCTCGGATACCCGTATGGCGATCGGCGCGGTTCTGCGGGGCGAAGGACGGGGCTGGCGCAGCGGGCTGCTGTTCGCCGGGCCGGCGGTCATTGCCTCGATCGCCTATATGGACCCCGGCAACTATGCGACCAATATCCAGGCGGGCGCCGGCTATGGCTATGCGCTGCTGTGGGTCGTGCTGGCGGCGAACCTGATGGCGATGCTGTTCCAGGCCCTGTCGGCGCGCCTTGGGATCGTCACGGGGCGTAACCTTGCCGAGCTGTCGCGCGACCATTTCCCCCGCCCCCTTGTCCGGGTGATGTGGGTGGTCAGCGAGATCGGCGCCATCGCCACCGACCTGGCCGAGTTCCTGGGCGGTGCCATCGGCCTGTCGCTGCTGTTCGGGCTGCCGCTGATGGCGGGGATGACGATCACCGCCATCGTGACCTATGGCCTGCTGATGTTCGAACGCTGGGGCTTTCGCCCGATGGAACTGGTGATCGGCGCCTTTGTCGGGGCGATCGGCCTGTGCTATCTGGCCGAAATGCTGATCGCGCCGGTCGATTGGGCGGGTGCGGCGCGGGGGGCGGTGACGCCCTCCTTGCCCGATCACGGGGCGCTGACAATCGCGGTCGGCATCATCGGGGCGACGATCATGCCCCATGCGATCTATCTGCATTCTGGGCTGACGCAGAACCGCGCGCCCATCCGGGGCGATGCCGATCGGCGGCGGCTGCTGCGCTATTCCAATATCGAGGTGGTGCTTGCCCTGGGCGTCGCCGGGCTGGTCAACCTGGCCATGGTGATGATGGCGGCGAGCGCCTTTCATCAGGGCCATGCCGAGGTGGCCGAGATCGAGACGGCCTATCACACCCTGACCCCGCTGCTGGGCGGGGCTGCGGCGGGGATCTTTCTGGCCTCTCTGATCGCATCGGGCATCTCCAGCTCGGTGGTCGGGACGATGGCAGGGCAGATGATCATGCAGGGGTTCTTGCATGTCCATGTTCCCGTCTGGCTGCGACGTCTGGTCACGATGGTGCCCGCCTTCCTGGTCGTCGCTTCGGGGCTGGACAACACCCGCGCCCTGGTGCTCAGCCAGGTGGTGCTGTCGGCTGCGCTGCCGGTGCCGATGATCGCGCTGATCGTGTTTTCCGGGCGGCGCGACGTGATGGGCGATTATGTCATCCCTGCGCCGCTGCTGATGCTGGCGGGGGCTGCGGCCTGTGCGGTGCTCGTCCTCGACGGGGTGCTGCTGGTCTCGGCGCTGGGGCTGGACGTTCCGTTCCTGGCGCCCTGA